The Dioscorea cayenensis subsp. rotundata cultivar TDr96_F1 chromosome 7, TDr96_F1_v2_PseudoChromosome.rev07_lg8_w22 25.fasta, whole genome shotgun sequence genome includes a region encoding these proteins:
- the LOC120264729 gene encoding uncharacterized protein LOC120264729 — translation MSPASKSKSKPAARAAKEQSKVPSKASPSPSNGNGIPASAYNPISGTFHSLEMAPPASVPSPQNNGRFRTIDETEDHSGSSFGTTAEFDSLSNNGSCSGESEDQKDKAALTPPPRTDSIPGADADKRDKIRQKNEKKHQRQRERRAQELHERCNNFLMSRKLGALAQQLVSMGFPCERATMALILNEGRLEQSVAWLFEGCEEGKSQVTANVTENLKIDIADELARMAEMEVRFKCTKQEVERAVVACDGHLENAVEYLKLQSQKQESTAGAPVKTEDLGGVASANGSVNKVAASTQNPSARTPVKGAAPASNQQQRRDERDFNYTKAVPLSSMPEEVANRNLQSLQALRRIQAKPDWARSQVAAALEKRWPSTSASPSVSYSLASPLQVAVPPVKSEARFAMLGNEVKTTAQTGTLREPVIVMQRPQSMNGKQGLPLVGLGMNGGCIPVSSGWHPNDSSGLEMMANGGGGGQHNLSKLSANGTGGQPYYPQSGFQPLILNPVESGGTGRVGARSTTGTSASASSTSLAMPSSLGLFTGWGSSGSSGSSSPVDWSTGRSVSHIDYASIDWSLDPIQLKTERASTIRSPSVGVKPSRSSLNFVGLQDANGFLVDPSATVGVGSHEWTSPFAGKDLFRVPRQFVTSPSLQELGATWKA, via the coding sequence ATGTCACCAGCATCAAAATCTAAGTCTAAGCCAGCTGCAAGAGCAGCCAAGGAACAGTCAAAGGTGCCTTCAAAAGCATCGCCTTCACCTTCCAATGGAAATGGCATTCCAGCAAGTGCTTACAATCCGATTTCGGGTACATTCCACTCTCTGGAAATGGCCCCGCCTGCCTCTGTGCCATCACCTCAAAACAATGGCAGGTTCAGGACCATAGATGAGACAGAAGACCATTCTGGAAGTTCATTTGGTACCACAGCTGAATTTGACTCCTTGTCCAACAATGGCAGCTGCTCAGGTGAGTCAGAAGATCAGAAGGATAAGGCAGCGCTGACCCCTCCACCTCGTACAGATTCTATACCTGGTGCTGATGCAGATAAGCGGGATAAGATTCgccaaaagaatgaaaagaaacacCAGCGTCAAAGAGAAAGACGTGCACAAGAGCTGCATGAGCGGTGCAATAATTTCCTTATGTCCAGAAAGCTGGGGGCTCTGGCACAGCAATTGGTAAGCATGGGCTTTCCATGTGAACGGGCAACCATGGCACTCATTCTCAATGAAGGCCGTCTCGAGCAGTCTGTGGCTTGGCTTTTTGAAGGATGTGAAGAAGGCAAGTCACAAGTTACAGCAAATGTTACTGAGAACTTAAAGATAGATATTGCTGATGAGCTTGCGAGGATGGCAGAAATGGAGGTACGGTTCAAGTGCACAAAGCAGGAAGTGGAAAGGGCAGTTGTTGCATGCGACGGGCACTTAGAAAATGCTGTAGAATATCTGAAGTTGCAGTCGCAGAAGCAAGAATCCACAGCAGGAGCACCAGTAAAGACGGAAGACCTGGGTGGAGTTGCTTCCGCCAATGGGTCCGTAAACAAAGTCGCAGCATCCACTCAAAACCCTTCTGCTCGAACCCCCGTAAAAGGTGCTGCTCCAGCTAGCAATCAGCAGCAGAGAAGAGACGAGAGAGATTTCAACTACACAAAAGCAGTTCCCCTGAGTTCCATGCCTGAAGAGGTGGCGAATAGGAATTTGCAGTCCTTGCAAGCATTAAGAAGGATACAAGCAAAACCAGATTGGGCGAGATCTCAGGTTGCAGCTGCCCTAGAGAAGAGATGGCCAAGCACAAGTGCGAGCCCATCTGTCTCCTATTCATTAGCATCTCCTTTGCAGGTTGCTGTACCACCGGTGAAATCAGAAGCAAGGTTTGCAATGTTGGGAAATGAAGTGAAGACAACAGCGCAGACAGGAACACTAAGAGAACCTGTCATAGTGATGCAACGCCCACAATCTATGAATGGCAAGCAGGGTCTACCGCTAGTTGGTCTTGGCATGAATGGTGGTTGTATTCCTGTTTCCTCAGGATGGCATCCAAATGACAGCTCTGGTTTAGAGATGATGGCAAATGGTGGCGGCGGGGGACAACATAACTTGTCCAAATTAAGTGCAAATGGTACCGGTGGTCAGCCGTATTACCCGCAGAGTGGTTTCCAACCTCTTATTTTAAATCCTGTAGAGTCTGGTGGAACAGGGCGGGTTGGTGCGCGGAGTACAACAGGAAcatcagcatcagcatcatcaaCCTCGCTCGCAATGCCATCATCCCTGGGATTATTCACTGGTTGGGGCTCTTCAGGATCTTCAGGTTCATCATCACCGGTAGACTGGAGTACTGGTCGCTCAGTGTCACACATCGACTACGCATCTATAGACTGGAGCCTGGACCCAATACAACTGAAAACCGAGAGGGCATCCACCATCCGGTCTCCATCTGTTGGTGTCAAGCCTTCACGGTCCAGTCTGAACTTTGTTGGTTTACAAGATGCCAATGGTTTCCTGGTTGATCCCTCAGCCACTGTTGGTGTTGGGTCTCATGAATGGACCTCCCCATTTGCAGGGAAGGACCTTTTTAGGGTACCCAGACAGTTTGTTACATCCCCTTCCCTGCAGGAACTGGGGGCGACTTGGAAAGCTTGA